A single genomic interval of Nocardioides nitrophenolicus harbors:
- a CDS encoding fasciclin domain-containing protein: protein MKLHRLTRTAGATAAVLALSVSLAACGDDGDSGASDSTPSADSGMTSDAPSSDAAAEGAGAQTFGPGCSAIPTSGAGSFDGMVKDPVATAASNNPLLSTLVTAVTSIDGLADTLNGAPALTVFAPYNDAFAEIPEKDLNALVMEGKEKGQDSPLYKILAHHVLGENDAPDAVAGDKDTLAGDQLTIEGDAESGMTVSDGTVTAKVLCGNIPTANATVYVIDKVLTGVK from the coding sequence CCGCCTGCGGCGACGACGGCGACAGCGGCGCGAGCGACAGCACGCCGAGCGCCGACTCGGGCATGACCAGCGACGCGCCGAGCTCTGACGCGGCCGCCGAGGGCGCCGGCGCGCAGACCTTCGGCCCCGGCTGCTCGGCCATCCCGACCTCGGGCGCCGGCTCCTTCGACGGCATGGTCAAGGACCCGGTGGCGACCGCCGCGAGCAACAACCCGCTGCTGAGCACCCTGGTCACCGCCGTCACCAGCATCGACGGCCTGGCCGACACCCTCAACGGCGCGCCCGCGCTGACCGTGTTCGCGCCGTACAACGACGCGTTCGCCGAGATCCCGGAGAAGGACCTCAACGCGCTGGTGATGGAGGGCAAGGAGAAGGGCCAGGACAGCCCGCTCTACAAGATCCTCGCCCACCACGTGCTCGGCGAGAACGACGCCCCCGACGCGGTCGCGGGCGACAAGGACACCCTCGCCGGCGACCAGCTGACCATCGAGGGCGACGCCGAGAGCGGCATGACCGTCTCCGACGGCACCGTCACCGCGAAGGTGCTGTGCGGCAACATCCCGACCGCCAACGCGACCGTCTACGTCATCGACAAGGTGCTGACCGGGGTCAAGTGA
- the sigK gene encoding ECF RNA polymerase sigma factor SigK, with protein sequence MDPIPGDPAGAPHAGAPAGGHGPDLGALLRQSARGDSAAFAELYDATAARAHGLVLRVVRDPAQAEEVTQEVFLEVWRQASRYDPERGSALAWLMTIAHRKAVDRVRSAEAATRRDVTWEQSNQAVEHDTTVEAAHASLEARRVRAALEQLTDVQREAIELAYFGGYTHTEVAALLDLPVGTAKTRIRDGLIRLRDTIGVGR encoded by the coding sequence ATGGATCCGATCCCCGGCGACCCGGCCGGCGCTCCCCACGCGGGGGCGCCGGCCGGCGGTCACGGCCCCGACCTCGGCGCGCTGCTTCGCCAGTCCGCTCGCGGCGACAGCGCCGCCTTCGCCGAGCTCTACGACGCCACCGCGGCGCGGGCGCACGGCCTGGTGCTGCGGGTGGTGCGCGACCCGGCCCAGGCCGAGGAGGTCACCCAGGAGGTGTTCCTCGAGGTCTGGCGCCAGGCCAGCCGGTACGACCCGGAGCGCGGCAGCGCCCTCGCGTGGCTGATGACCATCGCCCACCGCAAGGCGGTCGACCGGGTCCGCAGCGCGGAGGCCGCGACCCGGCGCGACGTGACCTGGGAGCAGAGCAACCAGGCCGTCGAGCACGACACGACCGTCGAGGCGGCGCACGCGTCGCTCGAGGCCCGCCGGGTCCGGGCCGCGCTCGAGCAGCTCACCGACGTCCAGCGCGAGGCGATCGAGCTCGCGTACTTCGGCGGCTACACCCACACCGAGGTGGCCGCCCTCCTCGACCTGCCGGTCGGGACCGCGAAGACCAGGATCCGCGACGGCCTCATCCGGCTGCGCGACACGATCGGAGTAGGCCGATGA
- a CDS encoding anti-sigma factor has protein sequence MTDHDQSPGWDAHALSGAYAVDALDDVERARFEAHLAQCADCREEVDGLRETAALLGTADLVSPPAAVRDQVLAGIERIRPLPPRRAGGARTVLRRRTPLLLAVAAAVVLLLGVGVATLQPWAGDEPQQLTAAERILAAPDASRVEKTFPDGSTATVVVSRSEGRALIRTTGMAPAPEGRAYELWLQTPAGEMVPAGLMPDEADTTYVLDGDASRATGVGITVEPDGGSPQPTGDPIALFALDS, from the coding sequence ATGACCGATCACGACCAGTCCCCCGGGTGGGACGCGCACGCCCTGTCCGGCGCCTACGCCGTCGACGCGCTCGACGACGTGGAGCGCGCCCGGTTCGAGGCCCACCTGGCCCAGTGCGCCGACTGCCGCGAGGAGGTCGACGGCCTCCGCGAGACCGCGGCGCTGCTCGGCACCGCCGACCTGGTGTCGCCGCCGGCCGCCGTCCGTGACCAGGTGCTCGCCGGCATCGAGCGGATCCGTCCGCTGCCCCCGCGCCGCGCCGGCGGTGCCCGCACGGTGCTGCGCCGTCGTACGCCGCTGCTGCTCGCCGTGGCCGCCGCCGTCGTGCTGCTCCTCGGCGTCGGCGTCGCCACGCTGCAGCCCTGGGCGGGCGACGAGCCCCAGCAGCTGACCGCGGCCGAGCGGATCCTCGCCGCCCCCGACGCGAGCCGGGTCGAGAAGACCTTCCCGGACGGCTCGACCGCCACCGTCGTGGTGTCGCGCAGCGAGGGCCGGGCGCTGATCCGGACCACCGGCATGGCCCCGGCTCCCGAGGGCCGGGCCTACGAGCTGTGGCTGCAGACGCCCGCCGGCGAGATGGTGCCCGCCGGGCTGATGCCCGACGAGGCGGACACGACGTACGTCCTCGACGGCGACGCGTCCCGGGCCACCGGGGTCGGGATCACCGTCGAGCCCGACGGCGGGTCCCCGCAGCCGACCGGCGACCCGATCGCGCTGTTCGCCCTGGACTCCTGA
- a CDS encoding FAD-dependent oxidoreductase, translating to MTTATPRRIAVVGSGVAGLTAAHLAARAGAQVTLLEADDRLGGHADTHVVTDPTGRELRIDSGFIVHNRRTYPVLTGILDELGVPTQESEMSMSTSDEVTGLEWAGALGRRGLFPAGAGNHRNPAYLRMLVDIPRFHRAARRLLAAPREGDLTTLAAFLDHHGFSPYFRRHFMEPLVAAVWSCDPDLALDYPAAYLFAFLDHHGMLAVFGSPPWRTVTGGSASYVAAIAAAVEAAGGRIRTGAPVLAVEETDTGVEVTTPAGREAYDAVVVATHPDQALGMLAAPTREQKEVLDAIPYSTNTALLHTDTRLLPRARDAWASWNFRRPRVAQERVRVTYDLTRLQRLPTDTHYLVTLGGEDAVDPATVLVRRTYAHPLYTPASVAAQARLAEIDTDRIVFAGAYHGWGFHEDGARSGQRAVERLGLAAGASGTGPAATTYATTLTHRRREPLRNTFTHRSHLTVVDLDWVADDGSVDGVRGRYLGRDHFGGDTASVREGLDRFLAAHDLDLRGGRALTATHPRAFGHCFNPITVHWCWAAGAEGGRPAATVVEVHNTYGDRHAYLLDPGRTTAEGRFVVEKAMYVSPFHGTDGHYEVLAPPPDPATGLLRLGVRLVTRDGARFDAVLTGSPTSPPRLPLAGLRGAALIRAHGVALWARRLPVQPRPRHDSPEGGLR from the coding sequence ATGACCACCGCGACCCCACGACGGATCGCCGTGGTGGGCTCCGGCGTCGCCGGGCTCACCGCGGCCCATCTCGCCGCGCGCGCCGGCGCCCAGGTCACCCTGCTCGAGGCCGACGACCGGCTCGGCGGGCATGCCGACACCCACGTCGTCACCGACCCGACCGGACGCGAGCTGCGCATCGACAGCGGGTTCATCGTCCACAACCGGCGCACCTACCCGGTGCTGACCGGCATCCTCGACGAGCTCGGCGTACCGACCCAGGAGTCGGAGATGTCGATGTCCACCAGCGACGAGGTGACCGGCCTGGAGTGGGCCGGCGCGCTCGGGCGCCGTGGGCTGTTCCCCGCGGGCGCGGGCAACCACCGCAACCCGGCGTACCTGCGGATGCTGGTGGACATCCCGCGCTTCCACCGCGCGGCGCGACGGCTGCTCGCCGCACCGCGGGAGGGCGACCTGACGACACTGGCCGCCTTCCTCGACCACCACGGCTTCTCGCCGTACTTCCGGCGGCACTTCATGGAGCCGCTCGTCGCGGCGGTGTGGTCGTGCGATCCCGACCTGGCGCTGGACTACCCGGCGGCGTACCTGTTCGCCTTCCTCGACCACCACGGCATGCTCGCCGTCTTCGGCTCGCCGCCGTGGCGCACGGTCACCGGCGGCTCGGCGAGCTATGTCGCCGCGATCGCCGCCGCGGTCGAGGCAGCCGGTGGCCGGATCCGGACCGGCGCCCCGGTGCTCGCGGTCGAGGAGACCGACACCGGCGTCGAGGTCACCACGCCCGCCGGCCGGGAGGCGTACGACGCCGTGGTGGTCGCCACCCACCCCGACCAGGCGCTCGGGATGCTCGCGGCGCCGACCCGGGAGCAGAAGGAGGTGCTCGACGCGATCCCGTACTCCACCAACACCGCGCTGCTGCACACCGACACCCGGCTGCTCCCCCGCGCCCGCGACGCGTGGGCGTCGTGGAACTTCCGCCGCCCCCGGGTCGCCCAGGAGCGGGTCCGGGTCACCTACGACCTCACCCGCCTGCAGCGGCTGCCCACCGACACCCACTACCTGGTCACCCTGGGCGGCGAGGACGCCGTCGACCCCGCGACCGTGCTGGTCCGGCGTACCTATGCCCACCCGCTCTACACGCCGGCGTCGGTCGCCGCCCAGGCCCGGCTGGCGGAGATCGACACCGACCGGATCGTGTTCGCCGGCGCCTACCACGGCTGGGGCTTCCACGAGGACGGCGCACGGTCCGGGCAGCGGGCCGTCGAGCGGCTCGGCCTGGCGGCGGGGGCGAGCGGCACGGGCCCGGCCGCCACCACCTACGCCACGACGCTGACCCACCGCCGGCGCGAGCCGCTGCGCAACACCTTCACCCACCGCTCCCACCTCACCGTCGTCGACCTCGACTGGGTCGCGGACGACGGCTCGGTCGACGGCGTGCGCGGGCGATACCTGGGGCGCGACCACTTCGGGGGCGACACCGCCTCGGTGCGCGAGGGCCTGGACCGGTTCCTGGCCGCGCACGACCTCGACCTGCGGGGCGGCCGGGCCCTGACGGCCACCCATCCCCGCGCCTTCGGGCACTGCTTCAACCCGATCACGGTCCACTGGTGCTGGGCCGCGGGTGCGGAGGGGGGCCGTCCCGCAGCCACCGTCGTCGAGGTGCACAACACCTACGGCGACCGGCACGCCTACCTGCTGGACCCGGGGCGGACCACCGCGGAGGGACGGTTCGTCGTCGAGAAGGCCATGTACGTCTCTCCCTTCCACGGCACCGACGGCCACTACGAGGTGCTCGCCCCGCCTCCCGACCCGGCGACCGGCCTGCTCCGGCTCGGCGTCCGGCTGGTGACCCGGGACGGCGCCCGGTTCGACGCGGTGCTGACCGGCAGCCCGACGTCCCCGCCCCGCCTCCCCCTCGCGGGCCTGCGCGGCGCTGCCCTGATCCGCGCGCACGGCGTCGCGCTGTGGGCGCGCCGCCTCCCCGTCCAGCCCCGTCCGCGCCACGACTCGCCCGAAGGAGGGCTCCGATGA
- a CDS encoding class I SAM-dependent methyltransferase, whose translation MTLTASPTTTWPGLAPVPEGTLSARIAERLFRAAVARRRITVRLRRPDGTVERLGLGGPAVVVHRPAELFARIGRDKLIGFGEAYLTGAWAEDGVPGDGVLGDFLTVLAADMADLVPHSLQRLRGVVSPRLPRSHRGTRENTQANVAHHYDLSNDLFAAFLDPTLSYSSALFEDLGSALSEDFAGAQRRKVDRLLDRAGVGPGTRLLEIGTGWGELAIRAAARGATVRSITLSVEQQALARERIAAAGYADRVTVDLCDYRALLDETAAAYDAVVSVEMIEAVGREFWPSYFRTIDHALAPGGRVAIQAITLPHDRMLATGSTHTFITKYIFPGGALPSVRAIDQVTSRHTGLRITDDLAMGRHYAPTLQRWDRAFLASHERVTELGFDPVFVRMWHFYLEYCRAGFAADYIDVHQLSLARPEEVR comes from the coding sequence ATGACGCTCACCGCCTCCCCCACCACGACCTGGCCCGGCCTGGCACCGGTGCCCGAGGGCACGCTGTCCGCCCGGATCGCCGAACGCCTGTTCCGCGCCGCCGTCGCGCGGCGGCGCATCACGGTCCGGCTGCGCCGCCCGGACGGGACCGTCGAGCGGCTCGGGCTCGGCGGACCCGCTGTCGTGGTGCACCGTCCGGCCGAGCTCTTCGCCCGCATCGGCCGGGACAAGCTGATCGGCTTCGGCGAGGCCTACCTGACGGGCGCCTGGGCTGAGGACGGCGTGCCCGGGGACGGCGTGCTCGGGGACTTCCTCACCGTGCTCGCCGCGGACATGGCGGACCTGGTGCCGCACAGCCTGCAGCGGCTGCGCGGAGTCGTGTCACCGCGCCTGCCGCGCAGCCACCGGGGGACCCGCGAGAACACGCAGGCCAACGTGGCCCACCACTACGACCTGTCCAACGACCTGTTCGCAGCCTTCCTCGACCCCACCCTGTCCTACTCCAGCGCCCTGTTCGAGGACCTCGGGAGCGCGCTCTCCGAGGACTTCGCCGGCGCCCAGCGGCGCAAGGTCGACCGCCTGCTCGACCGGGCCGGCGTCGGGCCCGGCACCCGGCTGCTGGAGATCGGCACCGGCTGGGGCGAGCTCGCGATCCGGGCCGCCGCCCGCGGCGCCACCGTACGGTCGATCACGCTGTCGGTCGAGCAGCAGGCGCTGGCGCGGGAGCGGATCGCCGCGGCCGGGTACGCCGACCGGGTCACCGTCGACCTGTGCGACTACCGGGCCCTGCTCGACGAGACCGCCGCGGCCTACGACGCGGTCGTGTCGGTGGAGATGATCGAGGCCGTCGGTCGTGAGTTCTGGCCGTCGTACTTCCGCACCATCGACCATGCGCTCGCGCCCGGTGGCCGGGTCGCGATCCAGGCGATCACGCTGCCGCACGACCGGATGCTCGCCACCGGGTCGACGCACACCTTCATCACCAAGTACATCTTCCCGGGCGGCGCGCTGCCCTCGGTCCGGGCGATCGACCAGGTGACCAGCCGGCACACCGGCCTGCGGATCACCGACGACCTCGCCATGGGCCGGCACTACGCGCCGACGCTCCAGCGTTGGGACCGGGCCTTCCTCGCCTCGCACGAGCGCGTCACGGAGCTCGGCTTCGACCCGGTCTTCGTCCGGATGTGGCACTTCTACCTGGAGTACTGCCGCGCGGGCTTCGCCGCGGACTACATCGACGTGCACCAGCTGAGCCTCGCCCGGCCGGAGGAGGTCCGATGA
- a CDS encoding SAM-dependent methyltransferase, translating to MTTVAADLEQALRPFVGGDLPVRLVAWDGTTAGPVDAPVVELRSRDALRRLLWHPGELGAAQAYVTGELDVPGDLDAALSHAFEVAAERGLPGRPSLRALAGALRTAVGLDLLGRPPAAPATQARVRGRLHSKDRDRRAISHHYDTTADFYALILDERTMAYSCGYHASPDQPLADAQEAKLDLVCRKLGLEPGMRLLDVGCGWGSLSLHAAEHFGVRVVGVTISAEQRRFAEAAARRRGVADLVELRLCDYRDAVPLPGAEFDAVASLEMGEHVGERNYPAYARVLHDSVRPGGRVLVQQMSRGANHPGGGPFIESFIAPDMHMRPVGATIELLEAAGLELRGVEALREHYVLTVAGWLERFEENLDAITALVGEELVRVWRLYLVGGSMAFRDGRMGVDQLLLRRPAG from the coding sequence ATGACGACGGTCGCGGCCGATCTCGAGCAGGCGCTGCGCCCCTTCGTCGGCGGCGACCTGCCGGTGCGCCTGGTCGCCTGGGACGGTACGACGGCCGGCCCGGTCGACGCGCCCGTCGTCGAGCTGCGCTCCCGCGACGCGCTGCGCCGGCTGCTCTGGCATCCCGGCGAGCTGGGGGCCGCGCAGGCCTACGTCACCGGGGAGCTCGACGTACCGGGGGACCTGGACGCGGCGCTCAGCCACGCCTTCGAGGTCGCCGCCGAGCGCGGCCTGCCGGGACGGCCGTCGCTGCGGGCGCTGGCGGGCGCGCTGCGGACCGCGGTCGGGCTGGACCTGCTCGGCCGCCCGCCCGCGGCGCCGGCGACCCAGGCGCGGGTCCGCGGCCGGCTGCACAGCAAGGACCGCGACCGGCGGGCGATCAGCCACCACTACGACACCACCGCCGACTTCTACGCACTGATCCTCGACGAGCGGACCATGGCGTACTCCTGCGGCTACCACGCCTCACCGGACCAGCCGCTGGCCGACGCGCAGGAGGCCAAGCTGGACCTGGTCTGCCGCAAGCTCGGCCTGGAGCCGGGGATGCGGCTGCTCGACGTCGGCTGCGGCTGGGGCTCGCTGTCGCTGCACGCCGCCGAGCACTTCGGCGTCCGCGTGGTCGGCGTGACCATCTCGGCCGAGCAGCGCCGCTTCGCCGAGGCCGCGGCCCGGCGTCGGGGCGTGGCGGACCTGGTCGAGCTCCGGCTCTGCGACTACCGCGACGCGGTGCCGCTGCCCGGCGCGGAGTTCGACGCGGTGGCGTCGCTGGAGATGGGCGAGCACGTCGGGGAGCGGAACTACCCGGCGTACGCGCGGGTGCTGCACGACTCGGTCCGGCCCGGCGGCCGGGTGCTGGTCCAGCAGATGTCGCGCGGTGCGAACCACCCCGGCGGTGGGCCGTTCATCGAGTCCTTCATCGCACCCGACATGCACATGCGTCCGGTCGGCGCGACCATCGAGCTGCTGGAGGCCGCCGGGCTGGAGCTGCGCGGGGTCGAGGCGCTGCGCGAGCACTACGTGCTGACCGTGGCGGGCTGGTTGGAGCGGTTCGAGGAGAACCTGGACGCGATCACCGCCCTGGTGGGCGAAGAGCTGGTGCGGGTCTGGCGGCTCTACCTGGTCGGCGGCTCGATGGCATTCCGCGACGGTCGGATGGGCGTCGACCAGCTGCTCCTGCGCAGGCCGGCCGGATGA
- a CDS encoding DUF1295 domain-containing protein: MTVVLSILLSVAAAAVVMAATALVARRQGRVAVVDVAWGAAFAGAALVCGAGAVLADVGSDWRTAVLVALVVAWGGRLAWHIGRRTAAHRGEDPRYEKLLGGTLAEVGMARAVRKVFALQGALVPVIALPVSVGVVLSVRWTPVVVAGVVVWAVGLFFEAVGDAQLAAYRARPRDQRPPVLDTGLWAWTRHPNYFGDACVWWGLWLAGGLASGWVAGLATVVAPLAMTWFLSEATGAKLIERTMMQRPGYPEYAARTARFVPRPPRRA; encoded by the coding sequence ATGACGGTCGTCCTCAGCATCCTGCTCTCCGTGGCCGCGGCGGCCGTGGTGATGGCGGCGACCGCGCTGGTCGCCCGCCGCCAGGGCCGGGTGGCCGTCGTCGACGTGGCCTGGGGGGCCGCGTTCGCCGGGGCCGCGCTGGTGTGTGGGGCCGGTGCGGTCCTGGCCGACGTGGGATCGGACTGGCGGACCGCTGTCCTGGTGGCGCTGGTCGTGGCCTGGGGCGGACGGTTGGCCTGGCACATCGGACGACGTACGGCGGCCCACCGCGGCGAGGACCCGCGCTACGAGAAGCTCCTCGGCGGCACCCTCGCGGAGGTCGGCATGGCCCGTGCCGTGCGCAAGGTGTTCGCCCTGCAGGGCGCCCTCGTCCCCGTCATCGCGCTGCCCGTGTCGGTCGGCGTGGTGCTGTCGGTGCGCTGGACCCCCGTCGTCGTGGCCGGCGTCGTGGTCTGGGCGGTCGGGCTGTTCTTCGAGGCCGTCGGCGACGCCCAGCTCGCGGCCTACCGTGCCCGGCCCCGCGACCAGCGCCCGCCGGTGCTCGACACCGGGCTGTGGGCCTGGACCCGGCACCCCAACTACTTCGGCGACGCCTGCGTGTGGTGGGGCCTGTGGCTCGCCGGCGGCCTCGCGTCCGGCTGGGTCGCCGGGCTGGCCACGGTCGTCGCGCCGCTCGCGATGACCTGGTTCCTCAGCGAGGCGACGGGCGCCAAGCTGATCGAGCGGACCATGATGCAGCGCCCGGGCTACCCGGAGTACGCCGCCCGGACCGCGCGCTTCGTGCCGCGGCCGCCGCGGCGGGCCTGA
- a CDS encoding glycosyltransferase family 2 protein yields the protein MPIVHLRPSTATLTWGRIAITATVLFWFAYLVSTIVRHFLNDVGGFRFTMEAVSYLAVVTMLSFSALMYLVARQGALKRFRAHQRVPRGLLDAHFDDDHHAMTVLVPSYAEEPDIVRLTLWSAALQEYPDLRVVLLVDDPPFPTDPEVVARLEATRALSGDIEAALAVPRDRAAAAYATADRALGSDPDAGTERLVALAEEYDAAATWLEEMAEHEVVADHVAEFFVDQVLMGLASELRLSLLAIEAAVDQGGRMPAARVRELHRRLVWIFGARLEGFERKRYASLSQEANKAMNINAYLGLMGGTWRPAESAEGALLSRVAPEEAGAGDLVIPGSEYVLTLDADSQLLRDYCLRLVYFLEQPENDDVAITQTPYSSYRGAPTRIERIAGATTDIQHILHQGMTYHDATFWVGANAVIRRRALDDIVQVETVGGVEIRTYIQDRTVIEDTESSIDLAAAGWRLINYPERLSYSATPPDFGSLVVQRRRWANGGLLIFPKFWAQRKPRAAAGLPIRWGEFALRLNYMASIAWATFALLLLLFYPYDGRLLSPLVIGAALPYFLCMASDLRLCGHRRLDVFRIYGFNLVLLPVNLAGVLKSIQQAFTGEKIPFARTPKVRNRTAAPGFHVLVPYLVVGYSLVTAWRSYQHENWGNLAFALFNATLCAVAIRAYIGLRASVVDMAMGVVNWLYVPIRRSGPVAVEPSGEEAVDWQGILYHGDRRLGRDLRSKGDRRRRIARPRSVRRR from the coding sequence ATGCCGATCGTGCACCTGCGACCCAGTACGGCGACGCTGACCTGGGGCCGGATCGCGATCACCGCGACCGTGCTGTTCTGGTTCGCCTACCTGGTCTCGACGATCGTGAGGCACTTCCTCAACGACGTCGGCGGGTTCCGCTTCACGATGGAGGCGGTCTCCTACCTGGCCGTCGTGACGATGCTCAGCTTCTCCGCGCTGATGTACCTCGTCGCCCGCCAGGGGGCGTTGAAGAGGTTCCGGGCGCACCAGCGGGTGCCCCGCGGACTGCTCGACGCCCACTTCGACGACGACCACCACGCGATGACCGTGCTGGTGCCCTCGTACGCCGAGGAGCCCGACATCGTCCGGCTCACGCTGTGGAGCGCGGCGCTGCAGGAGTACCCCGACCTGCGGGTCGTGCTCCTCGTCGACGACCCGCCGTTCCCGACCGACCCGGAGGTGGTCGCGCGGCTCGAGGCCACCCGGGCCCTGTCCGGTGACATCGAGGCGGCGCTCGCGGTGCCGCGGGACCGGGCCGCCGCGGCGTACGCGACCGCGGACCGCGCGCTCGGCAGCGACCCCGACGCCGGCACCGAGCGGCTGGTCGCCCTCGCCGAGGAGTACGACGCCGCCGCCACCTGGCTCGAGGAGATGGCCGAGCACGAGGTGGTCGCCGACCACGTCGCCGAGTTCTTCGTCGACCAGGTGCTGATGGGCCTGGCCAGCGAGCTGCGGCTCTCGCTGCTCGCCATCGAGGCCGCTGTCGACCAGGGCGGCCGGATGCCCGCGGCCCGAGTCCGTGAGCTGCACCGGAGGCTGGTGTGGATCTTCGGGGCCCGGCTGGAGGGCTTCGAGCGCAAGCGCTACGCCTCGCTGTCCCAAGAGGCCAACAAGGCGATGAACATCAACGCCTACCTCGGCCTGATGGGCGGCACCTGGCGCCCGGCCGAGTCGGCCGAGGGCGCCCTGTTGTCCCGGGTCGCGCCCGAAGAGGCCGGCGCCGGCGACCTGGTGATCCCCGGCAGCGAGTACGTCCTCACCCTCGACGCCGACTCCCAGCTGCTGCGCGACTACTGCCTGCGGCTCGTCTACTTCCTCGAGCAGCCGGAGAACGACGACGTCGCGATCACCCAGACGCCGTACTCGTCGTACCGGGGCGCCCCGACGCGGATCGAGCGGATCGCCGGCGCCACCACCGACATCCAGCACATCCTGCACCAGGGGATGACCTACCACGACGCGACCTTCTGGGTCGGTGCGAACGCCGTGATCCGCCGCCGCGCGCTCGACGACATCGTCCAGGTCGAGACCGTCGGCGGCGTCGAGATCCGCACCTACATCCAGGACCGCACGGTCATCGAGGACACCGAGTCCAGCATCGACCTGGCCGCCGCGGGCTGGCGGCTGATCAACTACCCCGAGCGGCTGAGCTACAGCGCCACCCCGCCCGACTTCGGCTCGCTGGTCGTGCAGCGCCGGCGCTGGGCCAACGGCGGGCTGCTGATCTTCCCCAAGTTCTGGGCGCAGCGGAAGCCGCGCGCCGCGGCCGGCCTGCCGATCCGGTGGGGCGAGTTCGCGCTGCGGCTCAACTACATGGCCTCGATCGCCTGGGCGACCTTCGCGCTGCTGCTGCTCCTCTTCTACCCCTACGACGGCCGGCTGCTGTCGCCGCTGGTCATCGGCGCCGCGCTGCCGTACTTCCTGTGCATGGCCAGCGACCTGCGCCTGTGCGGCCACCGCCGGCTCGACGTGTTCCGGATCTACGGGTTCAACCTGGTGCTGCTGCCGGTCAACCTGGCAGGTGTCCTGAAGTCGATCCAGCAGGCCTTCACCGGCGAGAAGATCCCCTTCGCCCGGACCCCGAAGGTCCGCAACCGCACGGCGGCCCCGGGCTTCCACGTGCTGGTTCCCTACCTGGTGGTCGGCTACTCGCTGGTGACCGCGTGGCGCAGCTACCAGCACGAGAACTGGGGCAACCTGGCCTTCGCGCTGTTCAACGCCACGCTGTGCGCCGTCGCGATCCGCGCCTACATCGGGCTGCGCGCCTCGGTCGTCGACATGGCGATGGGCGTGGTCAACTGGCTGTACGTGCCGATCCGGCGCTCGGGACCGGTCGCCGTCGAGCCGTCCGGGGAGGAGGCCGTCGACTGGCAGGGCATCCTCTACCACGGCGACCGCCGGCTGGGCCGCGACCTGCGCAGCAAGGGCGACCGCCGGCGCCGGATCGCCCGGCCCCGGTCGGTGCGGCGCCGCTGA